In one window of Thunnus thynnus chromosome 23, fThuThy2.1, whole genome shotgun sequence DNA:
- the mansc1 gene encoding MANSC domain-containing protein 1 isoform X2, giving the protein MAVFNANKPAGDNNCFLFHCQTEQDCPLMKAQEGINTYDIYKGLIHPTTIRPVTTTAATTTTTTPAPPTPKATQPTTTTTTTTTQSTTTPPPTTQLTTTTTTTTTTSPPTTTSTTTTTTQGTTTPPPTTVTTTQPTTTTTQAPATTTAPPPIIIIATMPAVTLAPTTTTTTTTTTAASTTTTAAAKKPNKMSKKQNKMTKKGKPHPVITTTTTAARPAQSSTTSLPVVTARKEAEHRTTDKPQPNTEPPTTTTTTTTPTTTTTSTTTTTTITPTTTTPTTTTTTTTTTPLPTTTTTTTTTTTTTTTTTTPLPTTTTSTTTTTTTEPSTTRTAPAATLLIVPKGAVQSDHALQNPSTARGKAVAARGAVKSGVVAFMVLGLVVLTLALAVGGRKAMESFDRRHYTRLELNDLHYEV; this is encoded by the exons ATGGCTGTGTTCAACGCCAACAAACCAGCCGGCGATAACAACTGCTTCCTGTTCCACTGTCAGACGGAGCAGGACTGTCCTCTAATGAAGGCTCAGGAAGGTATCAACACTTACGACATCTACAAAG GCTTGATTCATCCAACCACGATAAGACCTGTCACCACGACggccgccaccaccaccaccaccacaccgGCACCTCCTACACCTAAAGCCACACAGCCCACCACCACTACAACCACAACAACCACACAGAGTACAACAACACCGCCACCCACCACACAgctcaccaccaccacaaccaccacaaccaccacctCACCACCAACCACAACATCAACCACCACGACCACCACACAAGGTACAACAACACCGCCACCCACCACAGTGACGACCACACAGCCGACCACAACAACCACACAGGCACCGGCCACCACGACAGCACCTCCACCTATCATCATCATAGCCACGATGCCGGCAGTGACCTTGgcgccaacaacaacaacaacaacaacaacaacaacagcagcttctACCACGACCACTGCAGCGGCGAAAAAGCCaaacaaaatgagcaaaaagcaaaataaaatgaccAAGAAAGGAAAGCCCCATCCtgtcatcaccaccaccaccacagccgCCCGGCCAGCTCAGAGCTCCacgacatcacttcctgttgtgACGGCGAGGAAAGAGGCTGAACACAGAACTACTGACAAACCACAGCCCAACACTGAACCTCCCACaactacaactactacaacaACTCCCACCACTACTACCACATCCACTACCACAACAACCACCATCACccctactactactactccaactactactactactaccactactactactccccttcctactaccactactactaccactactactaccactactactactactactactactcccctccctactactactacttctaccACCACTACAACCACCACTGAGCCGTCCACCACAAGGACAGCTCCAGCAGCAACACTACTCATCGTTCCCAAAGGCGCCGTCCAGTCCGACCACGCCCTCCAGAACCCGAGCACCGCCCGGGGTAAAGCGGTGGCGGCGCGCGGGGCGGTGAAGAGCGGCGTGGTGGCGTTCATGGTTTTGGGGCTCGTTGTGCTCACCTTAGCTCTGGCCGTCGGTGGCCGCAAGGCGATGGAGTCCTTCGACAGACGCCATTACACGAGACTGGAGCTCAATGACCTGCACTATGAGGTGTGA